Proteins from a genomic interval of Bombus affinis isolate iyBomAffi1 chromosome 14, iyBomAffi1.2, whole genome shotgun sequence:
- the LOC126924094 gene encoding interleukin enhancer-binding factor 2 isoform X1 — translation MKQRTIIIKQRNMVRGGRGGMIRGGRGGMGRGMGFPRKQFLPRHPFDYTLCEAAFPRVKPAPDESDFQMALLKKNTDMCPTAKEQTSILNLVTKLQTVLDNLIVAPGSFEACQLEEVRQVGSFKKGTMIKGHNVADIVVILKTLPTKTAVEALGTKVNNDLKSVNPKEIFRLTHTERGFDIANNEATVRVLITTLHQNLRKLESDQHLDVKICQGHLAAIRHSRWFEENAHHSSIKVLIRLLRDLRSRFEGLEPLSPWMLDLLAHNAIMNNPSRQALPINQAYKRVLQLLASGLFLPGSAGISDPCEGGNIRVHTAMTLEQQDLVCLTAQTLLRVLAHGGYRPLLEGTNKLAVEMSVWAGGVVASPLDKAYEPPTEQEQQEDMEECNEEMITESA, via the exons ATGAAGCAAAGGACAATAATAATTAAACA ACGTAATATGGTACGAGGTGGTCGAGGTGGAATGATTAGAGGAGGTAGAGGTGGTATGGGACGTGGAATGGGATTTCCTAGGAAACAATTCCTTCCACGCCATCCATTTGATTATACTTTGTGCGAAGCTGCATTTCCACGCGTTAAACCCGCACCAGATGAGTCAGATTTTCAGATGGCACTGTTAAAAAAGAATACAGATATGTGCCCTACAGCAAAGGAACAAACTTCCATTTTAAATCTAGTAACTAAGCTACAGACTGTACTGGATAATTTAATAGTTGCTCCAGGCAGTTTTGAAGCTTGT CAATTGGAAGAAGTGAGACAAGTAGGTAGCTTTAAAAAGGGGACAATGATCAAGGGTCACAATGTAGCTGATATTGTTGTGATTCTTAAAACATTACCTACTAAGACAGCGGTTGAAGCACTTGGTACAAAAGTTAATAATGACTTGAAGAGTGTTAATCCCAAAGAAATTTTCAGACTGACTCACACAGAGCGTGGTTTTGATATTGCTAATAATGAGGCCACAGTGCGTGTATTGATCACTACTCTACATCAGAACTTGAGAAAATTAGAGTCAGACCAGCATTTAGATGTAAAGATATGCCAAGGCCATCTTGCTGCAATCAGACATTCTCGGTGGTTTGAGGAAAATGCTCACCATTCCAGTATAAAAGTTTTAATAAGATTACTTAGAGATTTGAGAAGTAGATTTGAAGGTCTAGAGCCATTATCTCCTTGGATGTTAGATTTATTGGCACACAATGCTATAATGAATAATCCTAGTAGACAAGCATTACCAATAAATCAGGCATATAAAAGAGTACTTCAGTTACTTGCTTCTGGACTCTTCCTTCCAGGATCTGCTG GTATTTCGGACCCATGCGAAGGTGGCAATATACGTGTACATACAGCTATGACACTAGAACAACAAGATTTGGTATGTCTTACAGCCCAGACATTATTACGTGTGTTAGCTCATGGAGGCTACAGGCCATTACTTGAGGGCACTAATAAACTTGCTGTAGAGATGAGTGTATGGGCAGGTGGTGTAGTTGCTAGTCCATTAGACAAAGCATATGAACCTCCTACAGAACAAGAGCAGCAAGAAGATATGGAAGAATGTAATGAAGAGATGATTACAGAGAGTGCTTAG
- the LOC126924094 gene encoding interleukin enhancer-binding factor 2 isoform X2 has translation MVRGGRGGMIRGGRGGMGRGMGFPRKQFLPRHPFDYTLCEAAFPRVKPAPDESDFQMALLKKNTDMCPTAKEQTSILNLVTKLQTVLDNLIVAPGSFEACQLEEVRQVGSFKKGTMIKGHNVADIVVILKTLPTKTAVEALGTKVNNDLKSVNPKEIFRLTHTERGFDIANNEATVRVLITTLHQNLRKLESDQHLDVKICQGHLAAIRHSRWFEENAHHSSIKVLIRLLRDLRSRFEGLEPLSPWMLDLLAHNAIMNNPSRQALPINQAYKRVLQLLASGLFLPGSAGISDPCEGGNIRVHTAMTLEQQDLVCLTAQTLLRVLAHGGYRPLLEGTNKLAVEMSVWAGGVVASPLDKAYEPPTEQEQQEDMEECNEEMITESA, from the exons ATGGTACGAGGTGGTCGAGGTGGAATGATTAGAGGAGGTAGAGGTGGTATGGGACGTGGAATGGGATTTCCTAGGAAACAATTCCTTCCACGCCATCCATTTGATTATACTTTGTGCGAAGCTGCATTTCCACGCGTTAAACCCGCACCAGATGAGTCAGATTTTCAGATGGCACTGTTAAAAAAGAATACAGATATGTGCCCTACAGCAAAGGAACAAACTTCCATTTTAAATCTAGTAACTAAGCTACAGACTGTACTGGATAATTTAATAGTTGCTCCAGGCAGTTTTGAAGCTTGT CAATTGGAAGAAGTGAGACAAGTAGGTAGCTTTAAAAAGGGGACAATGATCAAGGGTCACAATGTAGCTGATATTGTTGTGATTCTTAAAACATTACCTACTAAGACAGCGGTTGAAGCACTTGGTACAAAAGTTAATAATGACTTGAAGAGTGTTAATCCCAAAGAAATTTTCAGACTGACTCACACAGAGCGTGGTTTTGATATTGCTAATAATGAGGCCACAGTGCGTGTATTGATCACTACTCTACATCAGAACTTGAGAAAATTAGAGTCAGACCAGCATTTAGATGTAAAGATATGCCAAGGCCATCTTGCTGCAATCAGACATTCTCGGTGGTTTGAGGAAAATGCTCACCATTCCAGTATAAAAGTTTTAATAAGATTACTTAGAGATTTGAGAAGTAGATTTGAAGGTCTAGAGCCATTATCTCCTTGGATGTTAGATTTATTGGCACACAATGCTATAATGAATAATCCTAGTAGACAAGCATTACCAATAAATCAGGCATATAAAAGAGTACTTCAGTTACTTGCTTCTGGACTCTTCCTTCCAGGATCTGCTG GTATTTCGGACCCATGCGAAGGTGGCAATATACGTGTACATACAGCTATGACACTAGAACAACAAGATTTGGTATGTCTTACAGCCCAGACATTATTACGTGTGTTAGCTCATGGAGGCTACAGGCCATTACTTGAGGGCACTAATAAACTTGCTGTAGAGATGAGTGTATGGGCAGGTGGTGTAGTTGCTAGTCCATTAGACAAAGCATATGAACCTCCTACAGAACAAGAGCAGCAAGAAGATATGGAAGAATGTAATGAAGAGATGATTACAGAGAGTGCTTAG